ACAGCACCTTCCCGGCCGTGCCAGGCGAGCTATTAAATATATTTTGATTTCCGGCTCAGGCAAGGGAAAAGTTACTTCCGCAAAACCTCCTGCAACTCAAGCAGTTCCCTGCGGATTGAGGCCAGGGTGGCCCGGTTTTTCTCCTCGCGGGGCAGCGCCTCCTCGGCCGCCTTGCCCATGTGCTTGAGCTGGTTCAGCTTGCGTCGCGCCCCGTCGATCGTGTATTTCTCGGTGTACAGCAGGTGCTTGATCAGCTGGATCACCTGGATCTCGCTCTTGCGGTAGGCACGGTTGCCGGCCCGGTTCTTGGACGGGCTCAGGAACTTGAACTGCGTCTCCCAGTACCGCAGCACATGGCTTTTGAGGCCTGTAATGTCGCAGACCTCGCTGATCGAATAATATTCCTTGTCCGGAAATACACTGGAATTCATACTGGCTCCATGCAGAGGGGCTTGAGGGTTGCCCGCCGTGACACAGCCTTCATTCGGATTCTTTTCTCAGCTCGCGGCCCATCAGGCCGCAGACCGCCTCGCCCACCGAGCGGCCCTGGAACAGGATACTGTAAATCTGCTGCGTGATCGGCATCTCCACCTGCCGGCTGCGGGCGAGCTGCCAGGCGCTCTCGGTGGTGCGGATGCCCTC
Above is a window of bacterium DNA encoding:
- a CDS encoding MerR family transcriptional regulator, with the protein product MNSSVFPDKEYYSISEVCDITGLKSHVLRYWETQFKFLSPSKNRAGNRAYRKSEIQVIQLIKHLLYTEKYTIDGARRKLNQLKHMGKAAEEALPREEKNRATLASIRRELLELQEVLRK